The Ornithorhynchus anatinus isolate Pmale09 chromosome 16, mOrnAna1.pri.v4, whole genome shotgun sequence genome contains the following window.
aaagagcccgggcttgggagtcagaggacctgggttctaatcccggctccgacacgtgtcggctctgtgaccttgggcaagtacttcccttctcagctgcctcatctggaaaatggggattaagactgtgagtcccatgtgggacagggactttgtccaacccgattagcttgttaagtgcacaggaagcacttaacaaataccacaattactattatttagactgagagccccatgtggtcaccctgattattctgtatctatcccagcgcttgatgTCAGAAAACTAGGTTGCAGACTTCAGTTTTTCACTCGAGGTGATTGGCCGTCTCCCTCAGGCCCCGGAGTATGACTGGAGCTCAGAAACCCAGGGCATCATCCTCAGCGCCTTCTTCTACGGTTCCATGCTGACCCAGATCCCCGGCGGATACCTGGCGGGCCTGCTCGGGGGGAAGCTggtggccggggccggcctgctgGTCTCCTCGGCCCTCACGCTGCTCACCCCGTTGGCCTCGGACCTGGGGGCGGCCTACCTCGTGGCGCTCCGCGTAGCCCAGGGCATGGCTCAGGTGATGGATGGGTCCTGGTGGGGGCAGAATTCCGGAGCCGCGGTTGAGgggccccaagcgcttagcacagtgctctgcacacaataagcgctcaatatatgccactaACTGACCGTTAACCGAATGGCTGGTTCCATTTCCGTGACAGGGAGTGATATTACCCGTGCCATCCACGTTTTGGTCCAAGTGGGCTCCTCCGGCCGAACGCAGCTGCCTCTTCACCTTTTCCAAAGCCGGTGAGGACAAGCCACGCTGCCGTTGGAAGGGATTCTGGGAGCCCATCTTAATGTTAACGTTCCAGAGATTCTGGCCAAGCCGCACTAAACTGGTTCAAAGCGGGTTGATTGAGCGATTACCTCTtgaatctcgttgtgggcaggggatgtgtctgtttattgttctactgtgctctcccaagctcctagtacagtgctctgcacacactaagcactcagtaaatacaattgaatgaatgaatgaatgaatccagagccGCCCGATGGCAAGAGGGcacggggcgggagagggaagacagatgCTCGCCTCTCCCTGACTCCTGAGCTTTCTAATCCCGACAGCTCCTGGCTTTCCTAGTGGAGacaacttgggcctgggagtcagaactggtcatgggttctaatcccggttctgccacctgtctgctatgtgatccggagtttctctgtccctcagttacctcatctggaaaatgaggatggagactgtgatcgccgcgtgggacagggaccgagtccaacctgatgatcttggacccACCcccgtgctaagtacagtgcctggcacgtaacaagcgcttaacaaataccataattattcttcttctcaggATCCCATTTCGGGAGCTGCATCACCTTCTCGCTAGGAGGGATCATCTGTCAGTGTCTGGGGTGGCCCTTCGTCTTCTACATCTTTGGTGAGTTCCCGGCATGGAATCCTGGGGGCCGGATAATATTGCGGACACACCGTTCCGCTCACCCGTCAGCTGCCTCAGAACCGTCTGAAACGGTTCCGGACCCATCATTCTGGTCCCTGAGGGATCAGACGGGTTTGGAGATTCGATGAATATTAATTTCctcaggacagggagggaggatgggatgcTCTAACTAGAGAAGAGGGTATCTGTAAGATTTGACCAAAGCTGAGGGGGATTTGGGGCAatgttctttttaatggtatttgttaagcgcttactatgtgtcaggcactgtactaagcactgaggtagacacgaattaattaggttagacacagtccctgtcccacatggggctcacagtgttaatccccattttacacatgaggtaactgaggcacagagaagtgaaatgacttgcccaaggtcacagagcagacaagtggcagagccaggattagaacctagaccctctgcctcccaggcctgtgctctatccacgtggccaccctgcttctccgatGTTTCTAcctgtaatggtaataataaaggcttactattttcaaagcactgtactaagcactgaggtagatactaagataagcagatcagatacgGACCTTGTCCCGtaatggggcctcacagtctaagtaggagggagagcaggtattagatgTCCATTTGAGCAGGTATTAGATGCCCATTtgatagacgagggaactgaagtacagaaaagtaaagtgacttgcccaaagtcgcgaggcagaaaaatagcagagccaggattagaacccagatcctcagactcccaggcctgtgctctttctatctgTTTCCTGAATGGCTCTGGAgcccagatgatgatgatgatgatatatgttaagtgcttactatgtgtcaggtactctactaagcactggggtggataccggcgaatggagttggacacagcccctgtcccacgtagggctcacggcctcaatccccatttcacagatgaggtaactgaggcccagagaagagaagtgactcgcccaaggtcacacagcagagaagtggcggagccggaattagaacccatgaccttctgattcccaggcccgggctctattccctGCACCATGATGataccgagcgctcagtacagtgttctgcacccagtaagcactcaatagataccactgattagacCCTTGGGAATTTGGCAAAGCTTAGAAAAGACGTCGTCAGTACTCCTCGGGGCTCGGTGTTCCCATCCTAAGAATTCAGCACCCACACCTGTTTCTGCATTCTGTAGGAAGCATCGGCGGAGTCTGCTGCATTTTCTGGTTCTTTCTGGTTTATAAAGATCCCCAGAGCCATCCGTTTATTAGTGCCAGGGAAAAGGACTATATCACGTCTTCACTGACCCATCAGGTACATCAATTATCCATCAAACAAACAGTGGTATCTATCGAACGcttcctctgcgcagagcacgatataaagcatttgggagaataatagagatggtagacaccatccttgcccacaggagcttacagtctagggatttTGTCGGTTTTCTGCATTTCTGCCTTCCCGGAGCTGGGAAACGTCCTCCCCTTTCCTGCTGAGAACAGTGCGGTGGCCTTCAGAGGTGGTCCTGACGGGAAGGAAGCTTCAAGAGTCATTGAGGCACTTCAAaggggtcctaaccccggctccgccacttgtctgctgtgtgaccttgagcaagtcacttcccttctggggaagcagcgtggctcggtggagagagcctgggcttcggagtcagaggtcatgggttcgactccggctctgccacttgtcagctctgtgactgtgggcgagtcacttaacttctttgtgcctcagttacctcatctgtaaaactgtgagcctcacgtgggacaacctgatgaccctgtatcacccccagcgcttagaacagggctctgcacagagtaagcgcttaacaaataccaacattattattattattctgtgtgcctcagttacctcatctgtaaaatggggaatgagactgtgagcctcacgtgggacagggactgtgtccaacttgatatatctcagcgcttaacaaacatcattttctcctgttctccctctttcttagactgtgagcccattgcagaatggggactgggtccaacctagttaacttgtatctaccacagcgcttagaacaggattcgacacacagtaagcgtataaccaagaccttaaaaaaaaaagagagggtgaTATCATTTTACAATGTGCCTGCAATTCCTGCCATCTGTTGGTCCTAaagggagtgacttgcctgaaccATTTATGGGACAAAGTTTCATCAGACCACACcccatctgatttttttttaatggtaattaagtgcttattatgtgccaggcactgtactgaccactggggtagctacaagattatcgggtgggacacagtccgtgacctacatggggctcacagtattaatcccccttttataggtgagggaactggaggcacagagaaatgactggtccgaggtcacgcagcagacaagtgatggagcggggattagaatccaggtccttctggctcccgggcccgggctctttccactaggccacgctccttctggaCTAGTGTAGGTGGTAAAATCAGGACCCTCAAACAGAAAGCCAGGGAGTTAATCTCTGCTCTGGAAAAGCTTGTCGggtgcaggaaacgtgtctgtttagtgttatactgtactctcccaagcgcttagaacagtgctgctcacacagtaagtgcttaagtgctcaataaatatgaacgaatgaatgaaaacgcaAGAGGTCAAGGCCACATTAAGACCAAATGACTCTCTGGACTCTGCTTAGAAATGGTAGGTGCCAAAAAAAGGTAGTTTTTTTAGGCATTTTTTAAGAACTCAAGCACGAGCAGTTAGGGCTTTCTCTCAAAATTATCCCCAAGTGTGTACCACAGAACAAAACTGAAAACACCCGtgtcatgtgttaagtgcttattacgcgccaagcaccgtactaaacaccggggtaaatacgagataatcggaggggacacggtcccggtcccacgtgggctccacTTCAAAATAAATGTTTCCCTAACTTCATGGCAGAGATCAGTAGAAGATGGATTTTCTGTTCGAAGGTGCATTCCAGTGGATTTGAAGGCACGGTTGAACTAACCCGGCTCTGGATTTTGTCCCGACAGGATGCCCTTACCGGTTGGAGGAATGTCTTCTTCCTATCGGCTGCCATTAATCTTCTGGCTGTGACTTTCTACGTCATCTTTAGCAGTGCAGATGTCCAGGCCTGGGCTAAAGAGGCACCTGATCCAGATTTTGAACTTCACTGAGGTCCCAGACGCCAGAGAGGGACCATTATGCGGACACGGAGGGTGGGTGCTTCTGAGGAAACCCACTTGGGTCAGGCCTACGTTTGCTTTTTCCAGCCCTTCGTGGGGGAAAAAAGCGACGCGCTTTCGTGGAAAAGTTCCACCGCGCTGACTTg
Protein-coding sequences here:
- the LOC100091005 gene encoding sodium-dependent phosphate transport protein 3-like, yielding MTLLPVELQLGDREFWQVGSEGQPGGEELQVMEIEKDPKMGSDPSSQMHLSNEHRPAKKAPRLCSVRHSLAFVLHFSFFVIFSQRVSLSIAIVAMVQGTGRRDPANHSTDAPAGAPSVSPSGSHLEYPPEVRLAPEYDWSSETQGIILSAFFYGSMLTQIPGGYLAGLLGGKLVAGAGLLVSSALTLLTPLASDLGAAYLVALRVAQGMAQVMDGSWWGQNSGAAGVILPVPSTFWSKWAPPAERSCLFTFSKAGSHFGSCITFSLGGIICQCLGWPFVFYIFGSIGGVCCIFWFFLVYKDPQSHPFISAREKDYITSSLTHQDALTGWRNVFFLSAAINLLAVTFYVIFSSADVQAWAKEAPDPDFELH